The proteins below are encoded in one region of Holophagaceae bacterium:
- a CDS encoding TolC family protein: protein MRTLLLGVLPCVLVAQAPAPLSYDEILQRARTSPEQLRTEALLAGRERQLRSASGLLREGPSVGLSAGPRTSSLSPSTTDRSVQVDLPLFLSPSTQRGLEEALGKADPALRESARIETGFRLRQAYLDAWLAERLLGLRESDLGTVQTWLKAARARLEAGADPAFQVNLVEGEALRAQLDLDEARRTRFLTWANLRTLAAVSETPVPLADPGDPVLLSALDLPARFERSSLRRAIDARLGLEEQSLRQQEALATSRWSLRGSTSREGPERITTLGVAYRFPRPSETRAIHRETEANLSAAKQELEIARLELDARFQSALIRLQSTSAPTPFSAFDTALRAVGMRLNEGKERPSEALPIRRQLLEAQVASLRRLYAAHLLTAELQALTDGNNP from the coding sequence ATGAGAACCCTTTTACTGGGGGTCTTGCCCTGCGTATTGGTTGCGCAGGCACCCGCGCCCCTTTCATATGATGAAATTCTCCAGCGCGCACGAACCAGCCCAGAGCAGCTTCGGACTGAAGCTCTGCTGGCGGGCCGGGAGCGACAGCTCCGCAGCGCCAGCGGTCTGCTTAGGGAGGGTCCATCCGTTGGGCTCTCCGCGGGCCCGCGCACCTCGTCGCTTTCCCCCTCCACCACCGACCGGTCGGTGCAAGTGGACCTGCCCCTATTCCTCTCGCCCAGCACCCAGCGGGGTCTGGAGGAAGCCCTGGGCAAGGCCGATCCCGCTCTGCGGGAGTCCGCCCGCATCGAGACTGGCTTCCGCTTGCGGCAGGCCTACCTAGATGCGTGGCTCGCAGAGCGCTTGCTCGGGCTGCGCGAGTCTGATCTCGGCACCGTGCAGACCTGGCTCAAGGCGGCCCGCGCCCGTCTCGAAGCCGGGGCTGATCCCGCGTTCCAGGTCAACCTTGTTGAAGGCGAAGCCCTCAGGGCCCAACTGGACCTCGATGAGGCGCGGAGGACGCGCTTTCTGACCTGGGCCAACCTGCGCACGCTCGCCGCCGTGTCTGAGACGCCGGTGCCTCTGGCCGATCCCGGCGATCCCGTCCTTTTGTCTGCACTGGACCTACCTGCCCGGTTCGAGCGCAGCTCGCTTCGTCGCGCCATCGACGCGCGGTTGGGGCTGGAGGAGCAATCCCTTCGCCAGCAGGAAGCCCTGGCCACGAGCCGGTGGAGCCTGCGCGGAAGCACCAGCCGGGAAGGTCCGGAACGCATCACCACACTGGGTGTCGCCTACCGCTTTCCAAGACCTTCCGAAACGCGAGCGATCCATCGGGAAACCGAAGCCAATCTCTCCGCGGCGAAGCAGGAGCTGGAGATTGCAAGGCTGGAGCTGGACGCACGTTTCCAATCGGCTCTCATCCGTCTTCAAAGCACGTCCGCGCCCACGCCATTCTCCGCCTTCGATACCGCGCTTCGGGCCGTGGGGATGCGCCTCAACGAAGGGAAAGAGCGGCCCTCCGAAGCGCTCCCCATCCGCCGCCAGCTCTTGGAAGCCCAGGTCGCCTCCCTACGCCGCCTGTACGCCGCCCACCTTCTCACCGCCGAACTCCAGGCCCTCACCGACGGGAACAACCCATGA